In the genome of Candidatus Sericytochromatia bacterium, the window ACCAGCAGGTGGAAGCGCACCTGCTGCAAACGAACCAGTGGGAACAGGCGGAGGGCCGAATCCAGGCCTATTTCCGCGAAAAGGGTCTGGCTGCACCAGTCTACCGGGGCAGCGACCGGCCAGAAGGGGACCGCCTGTTCGGCCTGAGAACCCTCGGGGTAACCGGCGATATGCTGGTGTCGCCGGAGGTCTACCAGGACATCAAGGCCCGCACGCTGAGCAACGTGCGGGGGACGGTGCAGGCCGACATCCTGAAGGAGGATCAGGCCCAGAACACCTGTATTTTCAGCACCGAATTCGCGCTGCGCATGATGGGCGACGTCCAGCAGTATTTCATCGACCACGCCGTCAAGAACTACTACTCCGTGTCGATCAGCGGATACCACATCGCGGAGGCCGGAGCGAACCCCATCAGTCAGCTGGCTTTCACGCTCGCCAATGGCTTCACCTATGTGGAGTACTACCTGAAGCGTGGTATGGCCATCGATGATTTTGCGCCCAACCTCAGCTTCTTCTTCTCGAACGGGATCGACCCGGAGTACGCGGTGATCGGTCGCGTGGCCCGCCGCATCTGGTCCACCGCCATGAAGCGTCGATATGGAGCCAACGAGCGGTCACAGAAGCTGAAGTATCACATTCAAACCAGCGGGCGTTCGCTGCATGCGCAGGAAATCGACTTCAACGACATCCGGACGACGCTGCAAGCGCTGTACGCGATTTACGACAACTGCAATTCTCTGCACACCAATGCGTACGATGAAGCCATCACGACCCCGACGGAAGCGAGCGTGCGCCGCGCCATGGCCATCCAACTGATCATCAATCGGGAACTGGGTCTCGCCAAGAACGAGAACCCCCTACAGGGTGCCTTCGTGATTCAGGAGCTGACGGAACTGGTGGAGGAGGCGGTGCTGCTCGAGTTCAGACGCCTGTCTCAGCGGGGTGGTGTGCTGGGGGCGATGGAAACCATGTACCAGCGTGGCAAGATTCAGGATGAATCGATGCACTACGAACACCTCAAACACACGGGCGAACTGCCCATCATCGGGGTGAACACCTTCTTGAACCCGCAACCCGTGTCCTATGGTGACCGCATCGAATTGATTCGTTCGACGGACGAGGAAAAGCAGCAACAGATCGACAATCTGGCCGCCTTTCAGGCCCGCAACGACGAGCGGGCATCCCAGGCGCTCCAGCAGTTGCAAGCGGTCTCGGTCTCCGGGGGTAACCTTTTCGAGGCCCTCATGGAGACCGTCAAAACGTGTTCTCTGGGCCAGATCACCCGTGCCCTCTATGCCGTGGGCGGCCAGTACCGCCGCAACATGTAGGCCGGTGGTGTCAGAGGCGAAACAGGTCCCGCTACCCGACCAGATCGGCGCTCAGCGAACCAGCTGGATGGCGGCTCCCTTGGCCACGCCCCATTCCTGCGCACTCCCGGCCGGCACCTCAAGCACGTAATCGACCGGAACGCCCGGCCCAAACACGGGGCACGGTTCATCAGGCACACAGGGCTGCGCGGCCTCATAAAGGTCGATGACCCGGCCGTCTCGAACAAACAGGACGTCGATCGCAAAGTTCATGTCCGGCATCCAGATGCCGGTCCGGGAGGGCGTGTCGAATCCCAGCACCAGACCGGTCCCGCGTGCCAGGCAAGGGCGCCCGCTCAGGCCTTTGGTGCGACTGGCTTGATCCCAGGCCACGTCGACTGGTATCCGGCGGCCCGCCAGTTCCACGTAGGCGCGCGAGCGCGTGGGTTCGCACGAGGCCGAGGGGGCGGGGGCCCTGGACGGCGCAGCCGCTCCCACCGGTGAGGCCATCATCGGGACCGAGGCTTGGGGCAGACCGGTGGGTAGTCCCGAGCCCGACGGGTTCGTGACTGGTTGCAGGCCAGAAGGAGCGGGACCTGGGCCCGAGGCCGAGAGTTGACACGCGGACAGGCAAAGCAGGGACAGGTAGATCAGGCGCACGAAGGACCCTCCGGAGCCATCCTACCCGCGATCGGTTTGATGATACGATGACCGAGTTCACGTGGCCGTTCTTCCCAGCCGGAGTACCGAGCGTATGCCCAACGACCCTGTCGCCCCCCCCGTCCCCGCCGAGGTCGAGGCGTGTTTTCGCGAACTGGCCGACAGTGTCGCGGAGCAAGACTGGCAACGTCTGGTGGCGGGGACCACGGATGCGGTGCTCAAGCGTCTGGCAGCCTGCGGGGCGCTGGATGGCGCATCACCCGAAGCACTCGCCCAGGCCTATCCGGCGCTGGGCCAGTTGCTGGTGGACCATACCAATGTGGCGCTGACCCTGCTGGCAGCGGCCCGTAGCACGCGAGGGGAGCAGGGATGAACGTCACGCTGGCACAGGAAGGGGCGATCGCCCACCTGACCCTGGCCCGCCCGGACAAGCTCAACGCGATGACCCACGCGATGGGCGATGAACTGTCCGCGGCCGTGCAGCGTATCGCGCAGACTCCAGGCGTTCGTTGCGTGCTGCTGTCTGCCGAGGGGCGCGCGTTTTCTGCAGGCGGAGACCTCGCCTTCCTGGAAGCCAACTTGAGCCGCAGCGAAAGCGAAAACCAGGCGGACATGCGGGCCTTCTACGACAAGTTTCTGTCCATCCGCGACCTGCCCGTTCCCACGGTGGCGCTGATGCAAGGCCGGGCAACAGGCGCGGGGCTTTGCCTGGCGCTGGCTTGCGACATGCGCCTCGCCGCCACGGATGCGGCCCTCTCGTTCAATTTTGTGCGTTTGGGGCTTACCCCTGGCATGGGGGGAACCTGGTTGTTGCCGCAGCTCGTCGGCCTCCCCACGGCTCTGGACCTGGCCCTGACGGGTCGCACGATCGAGGCGGGAGAAGCCCTTCAGCTCGGTCTGGTGCAGCGCGTGGTGCCATCCGACGCGCTGGCCTCGGCGGGTCAGGCCCTTGCCCGCGAGATCGCATCCGGGGCCCCGCAGGCGATCCGGCAGACCAAGGCGCTGCTGCGCCGCGCAGCCGGCACGAGCCTCGCCGAGGCCCTGGATGCGGAGGCTGCGGCGCAGGCCATCGCCTTTCAAGGCTCCGAATTGCGCGAGGGCTTGGCCGCCCTGCGCGCCCGCCGTGCTCCCGCTTACGACTGAGACGGCGCTTCGGCGGTCACGACCGGCCCCTCCGCGCCAGGCAACTCAGCGGCAGTGGTTTGCAACCATGGCACACACCGATGCTGGTAGTCACAGAACACGCAGCTGGCAGCCGGACGAGCCACGAAATCATCGTCTGCCGCCAGTTGCCTGGCCAGGTCGAGGGCTTGCTGCAGCGCCTCGTCCCAGGCCTGCGCGGACAGCATAATGTCGCGATTCCCCCCTCTGAGCGAGGCTAACACCACCCGGTCCGGGGGTTGGCCCAGCGCGCTGCGCGCGATCAGCTGGCGATAGACCGCCAGTTGAAGCAGGGTCCCAGGCGGCAACCCTTGCGCGTCGGAGTGGCCGGACTTGTAGTCCACCAGCACCAACTCCCCATTCGCCTGGCGATCGACGCGATCCACGATCCCGCGCAGCGGTATCCCCTCCACGGTGGCTTTGAGGCGTTGCTCCACCATCAGGGTCTCGCCAGGCGGAGCGGCCGCCTCAGCATCGAGGTAAGCCGCGAGCATCGTGACGGCATCCCGACGCGCGGCAGCCGACGCCTCGGGAGAGCTGAAATCCGTGTCGGCCCAGGCAGATTCCAGCTGTGCGATGGCCGTGGCCGGGCTGCCGGTGCGAAAACCGCCCTGCCGATAGAAGACCTCCAGGGCCCCATGCAGGTTGATCCCCACCACCTGGGAGTCGTGGGTCCGGCGCGGGACCCGCACCACATATTGATGGTAATAGCGTCTGGGACAGCGCTGATAGACGCCCAGCAGAGACGGGCTGTAGCTCCGCGGGGGGTGCATCGTTCAGGCGACGGGAACTTCCAGCGGAAGCGGGCTGCGCCCCCCGCCGCTGAAACTGGCCCGCAACTCGGCGTCGAAAATCGGTGAGGCCGGGTCAAAGCTATTGATCGTCACGCAGCCCGGCTTGGCAGCCGCGTGAATGAAGCGGTGATCACCCAGCCAGAGCCCCACATGCCCGGGGAAGAACAGGGGATCGCCCGGCCGCAGGTCGGCCGGGTCGGCGATCGCCGGCAAGCACGCCTGCTGCTGGTCGGCATCTCGCGGCAGGGCAATCCCCATCACCGCGTGACCCAGCTGAACCAACCCGCTGCAGTCGATGCCCCAACCGGTGGCGCCGCCCCACAGATAGGGCAAGCCCAGAAAGCGCTCGGCAAAGGCCAGCAGGCCTTCTCGACCGCCGATCTCGCCGCGCGGGCGAACCTCCATGGCCGAGAGCCCGACCTCGCTGCCATCAGGCAGCTCATATCGCTGGGCGCCGACGGCGCGCACGAGGCTTCCCGCAGAAAGCTGCAGCACGCGCCCGTCCGAGCTGCGGACGGTGACCAGCGGAGCTGCCACGATCGTGTCTGGTTGCCAA includes:
- a CDS encoding DUF192 domain-containing protein → MRLIYLSLLCLSACQLSASGPGPAPSGLQPVTNPSGSGLPTGLPQASVPMMASPVGAAAPSRAPAPSASCEPTRSRAYVELAGRRIPVDVAWDQASRTKGLSGRPCLARGTGLVLGFDTPSRTGIWMPDMNFAIDVLFVRDGRVIDLYEAAQPCVPDEPCPVFGPGVPVDYVLEVPAGSAQEWGVAKGAAIQLVR
- a CDS encoding enoyl-CoA hydratase/isomerase family protein, yielding MNVTLAQEGAIAHLTLARPDKLNAMTHAMGDELSAAVQRIAQTPGVRCVLLSAEGRAFSAGGDLAFLEANLSRSESENQADMRAFYDKFLSIRDLPVPTVALMQGRATGAGLCLALACDMRLAATDAALSFNFVRLGLTPGMGGTWLLPQLVGLPTALDLALTGRTIEAGEALQLGLVQRVVPSDALASAGQALAREIASGAPQAIRQTKALLRRAAGTSLAEALDAEAAAQAIAFQGSELREGLAALRARRAPAYD
- a CDS encoding PD-(D/E)XK nuclease family protein — protein: MHPPRSYSPSLLGVYQRCPRRYYHQYVVRVPRRTHDSQVVGINLHGALEVFYRQGGFRTGSPATAIAQLESAWADTDFSSPEASAAARRDAVTMLAAYLDAEAAAPPGETLMVEQRLKATVEGIPLRGIVDRVDRQANGELVLVDYKSGHSDAQGLPPGTLLQLAVYRQLIARSALGQPPDRVVLASLRGGNRDIMLSAQAWDEALQQALDLARQLAADDDFVARPAASCVFCDYQHRCVPWLQTTAAELPGAEGPVVTAEAPSQS